From a single Gimesia fumaroli genomic region:
- a CDS encoding alpha/beta hydrolase family protein — translation MTCPKCETLFVIPRPATIKAATNRKKAKPATPPISYEPRFSLADYGLSPALIGLFLVLLGLNLVLFLLQSSLIFFAFILSVLIAMGCLIAGGLALLSEAGRESSTEHLLCLVIPFYIVYYGISRFEDTKRETGVIAGSVILIMVSYLFTFTFHSSPSQNAEAQNPALPPELVKDIEKHRQINEKLLENIKQKPDTNPHDLIKPGRHPDSKFDLSDAKPVLMNWPAAGVRGSDTYLEIETGSIAKVFEVTSSAFSAGKPPANSKMKFRVYLPPGIDPASPVPCVLIPPAGSNLLSGMEIDPPDLIPNPEHEPYIKAGFAVVTFSIDGPLLKGKESNNIDLRNAYEAFQNSKAGLVNCLRAFLETQAVIPGIDKNNVFIAGHSSAGTLSLLFAEHYPQIKGCLAYAPAVDLEHNFKPHLAEIKQLLPGVEDFIQKSSPKTHITSLTCPVFLFHARQDQVTSFADTQNFANQLKQQGTDVEFVVGTDGDHYQSMISEGLPLGIEWIKKIVAKSKPSSPNSKIAGTTGNAAVPTPTPFQMDLNRHKVKLKVIGFDDFYTKAIQSKPNFWKKPIESKVQSGLKEIVPQYINGSINLDLMEMTLSFEYLGDLPADIAQKFADNRLTRTVKLDGQTLSISQINNNPNTRIMEDNFLTFRIRSLLKGRFNRNASPKIAEVNLKQIDRYVPDSLVINYDKKWVYIKLKGIGDKSDIMRTATEALFTAGLFVTAEKMDFTDADLAMNGAAGASSPKSNTPHSTQPVTGKTAFNTRQKYVIQYGVYSGKNAKESAQRSLKGFVWVEQSSIQFNPYRKEISFINRSAVDNGALERALTRNKFYQLNITQAAIPKEKSAQKDATSEKTEVKVGTE, via the coding sequence ATGACCTGCCCGAAATGCGAAACTCTTTTTGTGATTCCCAGGCCTGCCACCATCAAAGCTGCTACCAACAGAAAGAAAGCAAAGCCGGCCACTCCACCAATAAGCTACGAACCCAGATTCTCGCTCGCCGATTATGGGCTCTCTCCTGCACTGATCGGGCTATTTCTCGTTTTACTTGGGTTGAACTTGGTGTTGTTTCTCCTGCAATCCAGTTTGATCTTCTTTGCCTTTATCTTGTCTGTGCTGATTGCGATGGGATGTCTGATTGCCGGCGGGTTAGCTCTCTTATCCGAAGCCGGTAGGGAAAGCAGCACGGAACATCTACTTTGCCTGGTCATTCCTTTCTACATAGTTTACTACGGTATTTCCCGTTTTGAAGATACAAAGCGAGAAACAGGAGTTATTGCCGGCAGCGTGATTTTAATCATGGTTTCATATTTGTTTACATTTACATTTCATTCATCTCCCTCCCAAAACGCCGAGGCACAAAATCCAGCCCTCCCCCCAGAACTGGTGAAAGACATTGAAAAACATCGTCAAATCAATGAAAAGCTTCTTGAAAACATAAAGCAAAAGCCAGATACCAATCCGCATGATTTGATAAAACCGGGACGTCATCCAGATTCAAAATTTGATTTGTCGGATGCGAAACCGGTTCTCATGAACTGGCCGGCAGCAGGCGTCAGAGGTTCCGATACGTACCTTGAAATAGAGACCGGCTCGATTGCCAAAGTATTTGAGGTGACAAGCTCAGCCTTCTCTGCTGGCAAACCGCCCGCAAACAGCAAGATGAAATTCCGAGTGTACCTCCCCCCCGGTATTGATCCGGCATCACCTGTCCCCTGTGTGCTGATTCCCCCCGCTGGTTCAAATCTACTGAGTGGCATGGAGATTGATCCTCCCGACCTGATTCCGAACCCGGAACACGAACCCTATATCAAAGCCGGTTTTGCTGTCGTCACCTTTTCCATTGATGGGCCTCTCTTGAAAGGAAAAGAGTCGAATAATATCGATTTGCGAAATGCCTACGAAGCATTTCAAAACAGCAAGGCAGGTCTGGTCAACTGTCTCCGCGCCTTTCTCGAAACACAGGCTGTGATACCGGGAATCGATAAGAACAATGTCTTCATTGCAGGACACAGTTCTGCCGGCACGTTGTCTCTGCTGTTTGCCGAACATTACCCCCAGATTAAAGGTTGTCTGGCTTATGCACCTGCGGTCGATCTGGAACATAATTTCAAACCACATCTCGCTGAAATCAAACAACTTCTTCCGGGTGTAGAAGACTTCATCCAAAAAAGTTCTCCGAAGACGCATATCACCAGCCTGACTTGTCCTGTCTTTCTATTTCATGCCCGGCAGGACCAGGTAACTTCATTTGCAGATACCCAAAATTTTGCCAATCAGCTAAAACAACAAGGCACCGATGTGGAATTTGTCGTCGGCACGGATGGAGATCATTACCAGAGCATGATTTCAGAAGGACTTCCACTGGGAATTGAGTGGATTAAAAAAATTGTTGCGAAGTCCAAGCCCTCATCACCAAACTCAAAAATAGCTGGCACAACAGGTAATGCTGCCGTTCCCACGCCGACTCCATTTCAGATGGACCTCAATCGACACAAGGTGAAATTGAAAGTCATTGGCTTCGATGATTTTTATACGAAAGCAATTCAATCGAAACCCAATTTCTGGAAGAAACCGATTGAATCAAAAGTCCAATCAGGCTTGAAAGAGATTGTGCCCCAATACATCAATGGGTCTATCAATCTTGATCTAATGGAGATGACTCTCAGTTTTGAGTATTTGGGAGATCTTCCCGCAGACATCGCTCAGAAATTTGCTGACAATAGACTTACTCGAACTGTGAAGCTCGACGGCCAGACACTGTCTATTTCACAGATCAATAATAATCCGAACACACGGATCATGGAGGATAATTTCCTGACCTTTCGAATCCGATCTTTGCTAAAAGGCAGATTCAACAGAAATGCTTCCCCCAAAATCGCCGAAGTCAATCTCAAACAAATTGATCGCTACGTACCTGATTCCTTAGTGATTAACTACGACAAAAAATGGGTTTACATCAAACTGAAAGGAATTGGAGATAAATCAGATATCATGCGTACTGCAACCGAAGCGTTATTTACTGCTGGACTGTTTGTGACTGCAGAAAAGATGGACTTCACGGACGCTGATCTGGCAATGAATGGTGCTGCAGGAGCATCCAGTCCCAAATCAAATACGCCTCATTCTACTCAACCAGTGACAGGCAAAACCGCATTCAATACCAGACAGAAATATGTTATTCAATACGGCGTCTATAGCGGTAAGAACGCGAAAGAATCAGCACAGCGCAGCTTGAAAGGCTTCGTCTGGGTCGAGCAGTCTTCAATTCAGTTTAATCCGTACCGAAAAGAGATCTCGTTTATCAATCGAAGTGCCGTCGATAACGGTGCGCTGGAACGTGCTTTAACGCGCAATAAATTCTATCAACTCAATATCACACAAGCAGCGATCCCCAAAGAAAAATCAGCCCAGAAAGATGCAACTTCTGAAAAAACAGAAGTGAAAGTCGGCACTGAATAA
- a CDS encoding MATE family efflux transporter — MEERSSTNSDTLVRPGSLRELANVAIPLVLSCGSLSIMHVVDRIFLTWWSTDAVAAALPAGMIQWAAMSIAMGMATYVNTFVSQYEGAGQKGRVSESVWQGLYLALIWGGILLLGVPLAGTFFHWIDHAPEVQALEVDYFSILCLGSGPALISTVLSCFYTGRGKTMVVMWVNLASVMLNMVLDYCLIFGAGPFPAMGIKGAAIATVAANVSMLVFYAFVIFAKHEAREYGLFNHYRWNRDLFLRLIRYGFPNGMLYFVDIIGFTLFIVLVGRIGKIELAATTIAFNLNSLAFVPMMGVGTAVMTLVGKRIGEGRPQLAVRTTWKAFAASAVYMLLFAAVYVGLPDLLLRPYEPEVITEDFLEVRHTAVVLLRFAALFSFFDAAVVVFGSAIRGAGDTRFCMIFSLVTGWAIMVIPTFLIWKYADAKLFGSWTACTSYLGVLGIGYLIRFQAGHWKKMRVIEDHFPEPASEDPEPTVEEALT; from the coding sequence ATGGAAGAGCGCTCTTCCACAAATTCAGATACGCTTGTACGACCAGGGAGTTTACGTGAACTGGCTAATGTGGCCATTCCGTTGGTCTTGAGTTGCGGTTCGCTTTCGATCATGCATGTGGTTGACCGGATTTTCCTGACCTGGTGGTCCACCGACGCGGTGGCTGCTGCGCTGCCTGCAGGCATGATCCAGTGGGCGGCGATGTCGATCGCAATGGGGATGGCCACGTATGTCAACACGTTCGTTTCGCAATATGAAGGAGCAGGTCAGAAGGGGCGGGTTTCCGAGTCGGTCTGGCAAGGATTGTATCTGGCGTTGATCTGGGGTGGTATTCTTCTGCTGGGGGTGCCGCTTGCTGGAACCTTCTTTCATTGGATTGACCATGCGCCTGAAGTGCAGGCATTGGAAGTCGATTACTTTTCAATTCTCTGTCTGGGATCTGGGCCCGCTTTGATTTCCACCGTGCTCTCCTGTTTTTATACAGGGCGCGGCAAGACGATGGTTGTGATGTGGGTCAATCTGGCTAGCGTAATGCTCAACATGGTTCTGGATTACTGTCTGATCTTTGGAGCAGGGCCTTTTCCTGCAATGGGAATTAAAGGGGCGGCGATTGCTACCGTTGCAGCCAATGTTTCCATGTTGGTCTTCTACGCCTTCGTTATTTTCGCCAAGCATGAAGCCCGGGAATATGGTTTATTCAATCACTACCGCTGGAATCGTGATTTGTTTCTGCGTTTAATTCGATATGGTTTCCCGAATGGGATGCTGTATTTTGTTGATATTATCGGGTTCACTCTATTCATCGTACTGGTGGGACGAATCGGAAAAATTGAGTTGGCAGCGACCACGATTGCCTTCAATCTGAATTCTCTGGCATTTGTGCCGATGATGGGAGTCGGAACTGCGGTAATGACGCTGGTCGGAAAACGAATTGGTGAAGGCCGTCCTCAACTGGCGGTGAGAACCACCTGGAAAGCATTTGCTGCATCAGCGGTCTATATGCTGCTGTTTGCTGCCGTTTACGTTGGACTGCCCGATTTGTTATTAAGACCCTATGAACCGGAAGTGATCACCGAGGATTTCCTGGAAGTCAGGCACACAGCTGTCGTTCTGCTGCGGTTTGCCGCGCTGTTTTCGTTTTTTGATGCGGCGGTGGTGGTGTTTGGATCGGCTATTCGAGGTGCCGGCGATACCCGGTTTTGCATGATCTTTTCCCTGGTCACAGGCTGGGCCATCATGGTGATTCCGACGTTTCTGATCTGGAAGTATGCCGATGCGAAATTGTTTGGCAGTTGGACCGCCTGTACTTCTTACCTTGGCGTGTTGGGGATTGGTTATCTGATCCGGTTCCAGGCAGGGCACTGGAAAAAGATGCGCGTGATCGAAGATCATTTTCCGGAACCCGCTTCCGAAGATCCGGAGCCTACGGTCGAAGAAGCGTTGACCTGA
- a CDS encoding lipoate--protein ligase family protein translates to MLDSSCHFSETTLPTPAENLALDEALLYQINEQDSASCLRLWEVNQYAVILGSSNQVAANVNREQCKQDHIPVLRRCTGGGTVLLGPGCFIFSLFLRITADQHLAGIEATTKEILNRISASLEQHRPNFKIELEGISDLTTAGRKFSGNSQRWLTTTLLHHGTILYDFDLDRIPRYLTSPEREPEYRSHRNHLEFVTNYPMKKPDLKQLFFETWNACEAEPTLPLERVQQLVSKKYATEKWNLRR, encoded by the coding sequence ATGCTTGATTCAAGCTGCCACTTTTCTGAAACCACCCTGCCAACGCCGGCTGAAAATCTGGCGTTGGATGAGGCACTCCTGTATCAGATCAATGAGCAGGATTCCGCCAGCTGCCTGCGACTCTGGGAAGTCAATCAATACGCGGTCATCTTAGGCAGCTCCAATCAGGTTGCCGCGAATGTAAACCGGGAACAATGCAAACAGGATCACATCCCGGTCCTCAGACGTTGTACCGGTGGCGGCACTGTTTTGCTCGGCCCCGGCTGCTTCATCTTTTCGCTCTTCCTGCGGATCACCGCCGACCAGCACCTTGCTGGTATTGAAGCAACAACCAAAGAAATCTTAAATCGGATTAGTGCCTCTCTGGAGCAACATAGACCGAATTTCAAAATCGAACTGGAAGGCATCAGCGACCTGACCACCGCGGGACGTAAGTTCTCCGGCAATTCGCAGCGCTGGCTTACCACCACGCTTCTGCATCATGGTACCATTCTCTACGATTTTGATCTCGATCGAATTCCACGCTACTTAACCAGCCCGGAACGAGAACCAGAATACCGGTCTCATCGCAATCATCTGGAGTTTGTCACAAACTACCCGATGAAGAAGCCGGACCTGAAGCAGTTGTTTTTCGAAACCTGGAACGCCTGCGAAGCAGAACCCACACTACCTCTCGAACGAGTCCAACAACTAGTGAGCAAAAAATATGCGACGGAGAAATGGAATCTCCGCCGCTGA
- the lpdA gene encoding dihydrolipoyl dehydrogenase, translating to MNHDLVIIGAGPGGYIAAIRAAQLGLNVACIEKERMLGGTCLRVGCIPSKALLESSELYKEAEHSFKDRGINVGSLSLDLEKMLSQKDRTVKTMGGGIDSLFKKNKITRYSGHAMITAPGKVRVDDGKDPVELEAKHILIATGSQPSTLPGIELDGDRVGTSTEALAYEQVPKHLVVIGGGVIGLELGAVWSRLGAKVTVLEYLDRILPTTDTEIANEAKKIFEKQGIEFQLGCRVTGVKANKKTCDVEIADGKPIRCDRVLVAVGRRPNTDQLGLENVGIEVDKRGFIPVNDHYETSVKGVYAIGDVIGGAMLAHKAEDEGVAFSELLVTGYGHVNYDAIPSVAYTNPEIAAVGKTEEQLKEAGIEYNKGSFPFLANGRARAMGQTEGRVKMLADKQTDRVLGVHILGPRAGDLIAECAVAMEFGASSEDIARCCHAHPTLAEAVKEAALAVDKRALNF from the coding sequence ATGAACCACGATCTGGTTATTATCGGTGCTGGTCCCGGTGGTTATATTGCTGCCATTCGTGCTGCTCAACTTGGTTTGAATGTCGCCTGTATTGAAAAAGAACGCATGCTGGGCGGCACCTGCCTGCGGGTCGGTTGTATTCCCAGTAAAGCACTGCTGGAATCGAGCGAACTCTATAAAGAAGCCGAACACAGCTTCAAAGATCGCGGCATCAACGTCGGTTCGCTGTCGCTCGATCTGGAGAAAATGCTGAGCCAGAAAGACCGCACCGTCAAAACCATGGGCGGCGGCATTGATTCCCTGTTCAAGAAAAACAAAATCACCCGCTACTCGGGACACGCCATGATCACGGCTCCGGGTAAAGTCCGCGTCGATGATGGCAAAGATCCGGTTGAACTAGAAGCAAAACACATTCTCATCGCCACCGGCAGTCAACCTTCTACATTACCCGGAATCGAACTCGACGGCGACCGCGTTGGCACCAGTACCGAAGCGTTGGCCTACGAACAGGTGCCCAAACATCTGGTCGTGATTGGCGGCGGCGTGATTGGCCTGGAACTGGGTGCTGTCTGGAGCCGCCTGGGAGCGAAAGTGACGGTTCTGGAATATCTCGACCGCATCCTGCCAACCACCGATACGGAAATCGCCAACGAAGCCAAAAAGATCTTTGAAAAACAGGGCATCGAGTTCCAGCTTGGCTGCCGTGTTACAGGTGTCAAAGCGAATAAAAAAACGTGCGATGTCGAAATCGCCGATGGAAAACCGATTCGCTGTGACCGCGTGCTGGTGGCGGTCGGACGTCGTCCCAACACCGATCAGCTCGGCCTGGAAAACGTCGGCATCGAAGTCGACAAACGCGGTTTCATTCCCGTCAATGACCACTATGAAACGTCAGTCAAAGGGGTCTACGCGATCGGCGATGTCATTGGCGGCGCCATGCTGGCCCACAAAGCGGAAGACGAAGGGGTCGCGTTTTCAGAACTGCTGGTCACCGGATATGGGCATGTGAATTATGACGCGATTCCCAGCGTGGCCTATACCAACCCCGAAATCGCTGCCGTCGGAAAGACAGAAGAACAACTCAAGGAAGCTGGCATCGAATACAATAAAGGTTCGTTCCCGTTCCTCGCCAATGGTCGTGCCCGTGCGATGGGACAGACCGAAGGCCGCGTCAAGATGCTGGCTGACAAACAGACTGACCGCGTTCTGGGCGTGCATATCCTGGGTCCCCGTGCCGGAGATTTGATCGCGGAATGTGCAGTCGCGATGGAATTCGGCGCCAGCAGCGAAGATATCGCTCGCTGCTGTCACGCACATCCGACGCTGGCAGAAGCAGTCAAGGAAGCGGCTCTTGCCGTCGATAAACGAGCCCTCAATTTCTGA
- a CDS encoding ABC transporter ATP-binding protein translates to MNSLTRILHYVWPYRRRLFASFFFAILVAILWGANLSVTFLVVKVLLQGESLSGYVQNEVIATEDLIQKKQDVLKDLANSIHLQNATETQTDNAAQDELTQTDLAAAPVNLLSEHSRQQRKLSNASRKLLALKWIQSNILSYVPDDQFDTFVLILGLLLITTLIKGICIFTQDVMVGGVVELVTMAIRKECFRKTLDLDYQSISDEGTASLMSRFTFDMQQLSQGLTLMGGKIIREPLKALACVIFAFMVNWRLTLLSFVFAPLIAIVFYKIGKTLKHASQKMMESMSRIYKTLEESFDSSKVIIAFNGARKHRNRFHHENKEFFKKALRILRIDSLTSPTTEMLGLMAIFIALIPGSYLVLRGKTEIWGIQLASAPMDIATLSMMYALLAGISDPARKMSSVYSKLKKTVAALERIFTIIDRESLVKETENPERFPAKLDTIRFNKIDFTYAQRKESTRNNEPILDGVNLEIGAGEVVLVVGENGSGKSTLVNLLPRFYDPDKGNIFVNEIDIRDIRLKELRNHIGVVSQETMLFDDSILENIRYGRPSASRLEIESVAKKSHVLQFAEQLPDGLQYNVGEKGHELSGGQRQRIALARAILRDPEILILDEATSAIDSQSEILIHQSLKEFAPGRTVFIITHSVGQSLLEFATRIVVMDSGKVVATGPHSTLVETCPVYQNLLSAQVRQRSA, encoded by the coding sequence GTGAATAGCCTTACGAGAATCTTGCACTATGTCTGGCCCTATCGCCGGCGCCTGTTTGCCTCTTTCTTTTTCGCAATTCTAGTCGCCATTCTCTGGGGGGCGAATCTCTCCGTCACATTTCTTGTTGTGAAAGTCTTGTTGCAAGGGGAAAGTCTGAGTGGTTATGTCCAAAATGAAGTGATTGCGACAGAAGACCTGATTCAGAAAAAACAGGATGTTCTGAAAGATCTTGCCAATTCTATTCATCTACAAAATGCAACAGAAACACAGACAGACAATGCTGCGCAAGACGAGTTAACCCAAACGGATCTGGCAGCCGCCCCCGTCAATTTATTGAGCGAGCATTCACGACAACAACGAAAACTCAGTAATGCTTCGCGCAAATTGTTAGCACTCAAATGGATCCAATCGAATATCCTCAGTTATGTCCCCGATGACCAGTTTGACACATTCGTACTGATACTGGGTTTGTTATTAATCACGACACTCATAAAAGGCATCTGTATCTTTACGCAAGACGTCATGGTGGGTGGCGTTGTCGAGTTGGTCACGATGGCGATTCGCAAAGAATGCTTCCGCAAAACGCTCGATCTCGATTATCAAAGTATTTCCGATGAGGGGACCGCATCGCTCATGTCGCGTTTCACGTTTGACATGCAGCAGCTTTCTCAAGGCCTGACCCTGATGGGCGGCAAAATTATTCGTGAACCACTCAAAGCGCTGGCCTGTGTGATCTTTGCATTTATGGTCAATTGGCGGCTGACACTGCTCTCGTTTGTCTTTGCGCCGCTGATCGCAATTGTGTTTTACAAAATCGGAAAAACACTGAAACATGCCAGTCAGAAAATGATGGAGAGCATGTCGCGGATCTATAAAACGCTGGAAGAATCGTTCGATAGTTCCAAAGTCATCATCGCCTTTAATGGCGCCCGTAAACACCGCAATCGATTCCATCACGAGAATAAAGAGTTTTTCAAGAAAGCCTTGCGCATCCTGCGGATCGACTCCTTAACGAGTCCAACGACGGAAATGCTGGGATTGATGGCGATTTTCATCGCCCTCATCCCCGGTTCCTATCTGGTCTTACGTGGAAAAACAGAAATCTGGGGCATTCAACTGGCGTCAGCGCCAATGGATATCGCCACCCTTTCTATGATGTATGCCTTACTGGCGGGAATTTCCGACCCTGCCAGAAAAATGTCCTCAGTCTATTCAAAACTGAAAAAAACCGTCGCTGCCCTCGAACGGATTTTTACAATTATCGACCGTGAGTCTCTCGTTAAAGAAACGGAAAATCCAGAGCGTTTTCCTGCAAAACTGGATACCATCCGGTTTAACAAAATCGACTTTACTTACGCACAACGCAAAGAGTCTACCAGAAACAATGAGCCGATTCTGGACGGCGTCAATCTGGAAATTGGCGCAGGAGAAGTGGTGCTGGTTGTCGGCGAAAATGGCTCCGGAAAATCGACGCTGGTGAATCTGCTCCCCCGGTTCTATGACCCGGATAAAGGGAATATCTTTGTCAACGAAATCGATATTCGCGATATTCGACTGAAAGAATTGCGCAATCATATCGGCGTTGTCTCGCAGGAAACGATGTTGTTTGATGACTCGATCCTGGAAAATATCCGCTACGGTCGACCTTCCGCCAGTCGTCTGGAAATTGAATCCGTCGCGAAAAAATCACACGTGCTGCAATTCGCTGAGCAACTACCCGATGGGCTGCAATATAACGTGGGCGAAAAGGGGCACGAACTCTCCGGCGGCCAACGACAACGCATCGCGCTCGCGCGGGCAATTCTCCGCGATCCGGAAATTCTGATTCTTGATGAAGCCACCTCCGCCATTGATTCTCAAAGCGAAATCCTGATCCATCAATCCTTGAAGGAATTTGCCCCCGGGCGAACCGTGTTCATTATCACTCACTCGGTCGGCCAGAGTCTGCTCGAATTTGCTACCCGGATCGTCGTGATGGATTCCGGAAAAGTAGTCGCGACAGGTCCCCATAGTACACTGGTTGAAACCTGTCCCGTCTATCAGAATCTGCTGAGCGCCCAGGTCCGTCAACGTTCTGCTTAG